The Prevotella sp. E9-3 genome has a window encoding:
- a CDS encoding DJ-1 family glyoxalase III, translating into MAKVYVFLANGFEDVEALIPVDVLRRGGVEVVTVSIVEGSQVVETAHQVKIVADAMFNDCDFSDADLLMLPGGMPGASNLYEHKGVRKAVLAQNEAKKKIAAICAAPAVVLAQLGILRGKHATCYPGFEKLFEGVEYTGELCTVDGNVTTGEGPAAAFPFAYSLLAQLVDEQTAHQIAVGMRFAHLMEK; encoded by the coding sequence ATGGCAAAAGTATATGTTTTTCTGGCCAATGGTTTCGAGGATGTCGAAGCATTGATTCCTGTTGATGTGTTGCGTCGCGGAGGCGTAGAAGTGGTAACGGTGAGCATTGTTGAAGGCTCACAAGTGGTTGAAACGGCTCATCAAGTGAAAATTGTTGCCGATGCTATGTTCAACGATTGTGATTTCTCTGATGCCGACCTGCTGATGTTGCCTGGAGGTATGCCCGGTGCTTCTAATCTTTATGAGCATAAGGGTGTGCGCAAGGCTGTGCTGGCGCAGAACGAGGCGAAGAAAAAGATTGCTGCTATCTGTGCTGCCCCTGCAGTGGTGTTGGCACAATTAGGCATCCTACGAGGAAAACACGCCACCTGCTATCCTGGTTTCGAAAAGTTGTTTGAAGGGGTAGAATACACCGGCGAACTTTGTACTGTTGACGGTAATGTGACTACCGGTGAAGGACCTGCAGCTGCATTCCCGTTTGCATATTCTTTGCTGGCACAGTTGGTTGATGAACAGACTGCCCATCAAATAGCTGTAGGCATGCGTTTTGCTCATTTGATGGAGAAATAA
- a CDS encoding SusC/RagA family TonB-linked outer membrane protein has product MKSNIYNFTQKVSQRLAFCTLAFGFFSLPSFAQSENEEDEEDVEVAVKQPVRKVNQKNYPLVTITGKVTDLATGAPLSGIQLQAIGYLHYTAMTEADGSFAIKVPTFSTALYVHAPEFLSQQVGIVAGDSTQVLDIKMLKDKYLSMYGNNTQYTAKNEAKMDGRGVTIDSEIGEKLGGSVRTILHSGVLDGGASMFVRGLNSITADAQPLVVIDGIEFDMQRDRYSLHDGQFYNVLASVSPDDIEKVTVLKNATALYGARGANGVVLIETKRGHSMATRIDANVSAGITFVPRLPKMMNASQYRLYASELLGTVDGISKKNIDFRFQNTDSKRLWNIQHRYDNDTDWADEVYESAMTQNYGINVQGGDDVGMYNLSVGYVNAKYAAKENSFERMNVRFNTDISILPTLSTKFDISIARTNNNVLDNGLPEDFTKGTIVSPTALALIKAPIVSPYQRDNFGNMSSLLSDYDDIYAQLDKEYGFNSALANPSAILNYAVGNNKNRAENTIFNVRVEPTYDLGKQFKLTGMFNYTLNRNSQRYFRNYNSVPSFNVTGLGRVYAKAQSLFAKENNFVGKLQLDWSGQFGKHTVNAYAGTRYNVFSYDANDVSVQATGKTDDKNPSLDWTGFRDVQGANDEWKQIQWYGNADYNYMNRYFVTLSLLGEANSRFGENADGLSLMGVKWALFPSIQLGWVMTNEAWFPKNNAINYLRLNAGYDISGNDGISNYAARTSYTTVRFNARAIGTQLTNIGNDKIQWENTQKMNFGLQGYFLNNRVGLNFDYFLHKTDNLLTLKHFNSPIGGINNYWSNGGELENKGFEATLTVKPVVEKDWSVEVGASVGHYKNKVTSLPDGDYTTSVYGDNNILTSVGNPVALFYGFQTQGVFSSDAEARKAGNGTYLYMEDDAKVVHNFGAGDVHFVDQNSDGKIDDQDKVVIGDPNPDIYGNIFVTTTWKNLTLHVGFNYSLGNDVFNYERMILNSGSTFFNQQVAEVNRWRYEGQNTDMPRAVYGDPMGNNRMSDRWIEDGSYLRLKTLSLTYRVPVPGSWTWLQGLSVWAEAQNLLTFTKYLGSDPEFSNGYSVFSQGIDAGNLAHSRSVTMGLKINL; this is encoded by the coding sequence ATGAAAAGCAACATATATAATTTCACACAGAAAGTGAGTCAGAGACTCGCATTCTGTACTTTGGCTTTCGGATTCTTCAGCCTTCCTTCTTTTGCTCAGAGTGAAAACGAGGAAGATGAAGAAGATGTGGAGGTCGCTGTCAAACAGCCTGTGCGTAAGGTGAACCAAAAGAACTATCCGCTGGTGACCATTACGGGTAAGGTGACTGATTTGGCAACAGGCGCACCGCTGTCGGGTATTCAGTTGCAGGCCATAGGCTATCTGCACTATACTGCCATGACAGAGGCAGATGGTAGTTTCGCAATCAAAGTGCCTACATTCTCAACTGCCCTTTATGTGCATGCACCTGAATTCCTGTCACAGCAGGTAGGTATTGTGGCTGGCGACTCCACTCAAGTATTGGATATTAAAATGCTGAAGGATAAGTATCTGTCCATGTATGGCAACAATACGCAATATACGGCTAAGAATGAAGCTAAGATGGATGGACGCGGAGTAACCATAGATTCTGAGATAGGCGAGAAGCTGGGCGGCAGCGTTCGTACGATTCTTCATTCTGGAGTTCTCGATGGCGGTGCCTCAATGTTTGTACGCGGACTGAACAGTATCACGGCCGATGCACAGCCTCTGGTGGTCATCGACGGTATTGAGTTTGACATGCAGAGAGACCGTTACTCCTTGCATGACGGACAGTTCTATAATGTACTGGCAAGCGTATCACCGGATGATATAGAGAAGGTTACTGTTTTGAAGAATGCAACGGCTCTTTACGGTGCCCGTGGTGCCAATGGCGTAGTGTTGATCGAAACAAAGCGCGGTCATTCAATGGCCACACGAATTGATGCCAATGTATCGGCTGGCATTACTTTCGTTCCCCGATTGCCGAAGATGATGAACGCCAGTCAGTACAGGCTCTATGCTTCTGAACTCTTAGGAACCGTTGACGGTATCAGTAAGAAAAATATTGATTTCCGTTTTCAGAATACGGATTCGAAACGTTTGTGGAATATTCAGCATCGTTATGACAATGATACCGATTGGGCTGACGAAGTGTATGAAAGTGCAATGACCCAGAACTATGGTATCAATGTTCAGGGTGGCGATGATGTGGGCATGTACAACCTCTCGGTAGGCTATGTGAATGCTAAATATGCTGCCAAAGAAAACTCTTTCGAGCGAATGAATGTGCGTTTCAATACCGACATCTCCATTCTGCCGACCCTTTCTACAAAGTTCGATATCTCTATTGCCAGGACAAACAATAACGTGCTGGACAATGGGCTTCCGGAGGATTTTACCAAAGGAACGATTGTTTCGCCTACTGCCTTGGCATTGATAAAGGCACCGATAGTATCGCCTTATCAGCGTGACAACTTTGGTAACATGTCTTCTCTGCTCTCTGACTATGATGATATCTATGCTCAGCTTGACAAGGAGTACGGTTTTAATAGTGCATTGGCCAATCCTTCGGCTATCCTCAATTATGCAGTAGGCAATAATAAGAACCGTGCAGAGAATACAATTTTCAATGTACGTGTGGAGCCTACGTATGACTTGGGCAAGCAATTCAAGTTGACGGGTATGTTCAATTATACCTTGAATCGTAATTCGCAGCGCTACTTCCGTAACTACAACAGTGTTCCTTCATTTAATGTTACGGGCTTAGGACGTGTATATGCAAAGGCACAGTCGTTGTTTGCCAAGGAGAACAACTTTGTAGGAAAACTGCAGTTAGACTGGTCGGGCCAGTTTGGAAAGCATACGGTAAATGCTTATGCAGGTACCCGTTACAATGTGTTCTCGTATGATGCCAATGATGTGTCGGTACAGGCCACTGGTAAGACGGATGATAAGAATCCCAGTCTGGACTGGACTGGTTTCCGTGATGTACAAGGTGCCAACGATGAGTGGAAACAGATTCAGTGGTATGGCAATGCCGACTACAATTATATGAATCGCTATTTCGTTACCCTGTCTTTATTGGGCGAGGCCAATAGCCGTTTCGGTGAGAATGCCGACGGACTGAGTCTGATGGGTGTGAAATGGGCATTGTTCCCCAGCATACAGTTGGGATGGGTGATGACCAATGAGGCCTGGTTCCCGAAAAACAATGCCATCAACTATTTACGCTTGAATGCCGGCTATGACATTAGCGGTAATGATGGTATTTCAAACTATGCTGCACGCACCAGTTATACTACTGTTCGCTTCAATGCCCGTGCCATTGGTACGCAGTTGACGAATATTGGTAACGACAAGATTCAGTGGGAAAATACACAGAAGATGAACTTCGGTCTGCAAGGTTATTTCTTGAATAACCGTGTAGGTCTGAACTTCGACTACTTCCTGCACAAGACCGATAATCTGCTGACCTTAAAGCATTTCAATAGCCCGATTGGTGGTATCAACAACTATTGGAGTAATGGCGGAGAACTGGAGAACAAAGGTTTTGAAGCCACTTTGACAGTCAAACCTGTTGTTGAGAAAGACTGGAGCGTAGAGGTTGGTGCATCGGTGGGCCATTATAAGAATAAGGTGACCAGTCTGCCCGACGGCGATTATACCACTTCTGTCTATGGCGACAACAATATCCTCACCTCAGTAGGCAACCCAGTGGCACTGTTCTACGGATTCCAGACACAGGGTGTGTTCAGTTCTGATGCTGAGGCAAGAAAGGCCGGCAACGGAACCTACCTCTATATGGAGGATGATGCCAAGGTGGTTCATAATTTCGGTGCTGGCGATGTGCATTTTGTTGACCAGAACAGTGATGGCAAGATTGACGATCAGGATAAGGTGGTCATCGGCGATCCTAATCCGGATATCTATGGTAACATCTTTGTAACGACTACTTGGAAGAACCTGACGCTGCATGTCGGATTTAACTATTCGTTGGGTAATGATGTGTTCAACTACGAGCGCATGATACTCAATTCAGGAAGTACTTTCTTCAACCAGCAGGTGGCTGAAGTGAATCGCTGGCGCTATGAAGGACAGAATACGGATATGCCTCGTGCCGTTTATGGCGACCCGATGGGCAACAACCGAATGAGTGACCGTTGGATTGAAGATGGCAGCTATCTGCGCCTGAAGACATTGAGCTTGACCTACCGTGTGCCTGTTCCCGGTTCATGGACATGGCTGCAAGGCCTGTCTGTATGGGCAGAAGCACAGAACTTGCTCACCTTTACTAAATATTTAGGCAGTGACCCTGAGTTCTCGAATGGCTATAGCGTGTTCAGTCAAGGTATTGATGCCGGAAATCTGGCTCATAGCCGCTCGGTGACCATGGGCTTGAAGATTAACTTATAA
- a CDS encoding fasciclin domain-containing protein, producing MKKYQKKTFEHLLMALAMVAGTTMTTGCNPEPDESDMYTITGETAADYIARKAELTSFNYILKRVGLDRNLASYGEYTCFAPVNDAISTYIDSLYNDTLALVPHNSMTANSLEGLSDSLCNDIARYHLANGISTAVEMGSGVNVRTMLGRYVQTETSVKYQGLVALEKEAAIIEPDSVVLNGVVHTINKVIPRSNRVITDELDQHGDYGIFMEALKLTGLKDSLKRSKKDVTYTITDINDNASNYKGPLYHPTECLIKYTIFAEPDVVLKPLLAAEGYSQDLNGLIQYANDKYKDAGDPAKGWYDYLMEKGLWNVRSRTYEKTVSTSDDYTSRNNALNMFVAYHILYAGMPQNELVFEQSPKHNSAWNYVNGCRPFDYYETMLPNTLLKIWSPQGNQLYINRWIANNTLTDQLGTLGPDGMGSESIHPIQRQGVRVARSTDANLNFDTNIQAYNGYIHGLRSILLYDWGVPNGVLHERLRFDTTTILPEFINNGIRFMSSDDASKLNGGKSGARVAFPLNYFDNVKSYTEENRLRYNIKGLYNAWQGDTFQGWGNYDLAVKMPPVPTGVYEFRIFYTPMSHGGMMMFYKGKSSSVSSMEPLDIPLDVRVPINDPRIGSTPFYEEGDYGIASDADLRNRGYMRGLYSYKDHVDLETVTDPKCATERNQRSDLRNASLRKILSRSLEIKQSEEFWLRIKNVIPDETDLKWQLDYIEFVPLDIVNSTSLSEDWF from the coding sequence ATGAAAAAGTATCAGAAAAAGACCTTCGAACACCTGCTGATGGCTCTGGCCATGGTGGCAGGAACAACGATGACGACGGGATGTAATCCAGAACCCGACGAGTCGGATATGTACACCATTACCGGAGAAACCGCAGCAGACTATATAGCACGTAAGGCAGAACTGACATCGTTCAACTATATATTGAAACGTGTAGGACTGGACCGCAACCTGGCCTCTTATGGTGAATATACTTGTTTTGCACCGGTGAACGATGCTATCAGTACCTATATTGACAGCTTGTATAACGACACCCTGGCGTTGGTGCCTCATAACAGTATGACAGCCAATTCGCTGGAAGGACTGAGCGACAGCCTTTGCAATGATATTGCCCGTTATCATCTGGCCAATGGTATCAGCACAGCCGTAGAAATGGGTTCGGGCGTGAATGTTCGAACCATGTTAGGACGATATGTTCAGACTGAGACAAGTGTGAAATATCAGGGACTGGTGGCCTTGGAAAAGGAAGCGGCTATTATTGAACCGGACAGTGTAGTGCTGAATGGCGTGGTGCATACAATCAATAAGGTGATTCCACGCAGTAACCGAGTGATTACCGATGAGTTGGATCAGCATGGCGACTATGGTATTTTTATGGAAGCCTTGAAACTGACCGGCTTGAAAGACTCGCTGAAGCGTTCAAAGAAAGACGTGACCTACACGATTACGGATATCAATGACAATGCAAGCAACTATAAGGGTCCGCTCTATCATCCTACAGAGTGCCTGATAAAGTACACCATCTTTGCAGAACCTGACGTAGTGCTGAAGCCATTGTTGGCAGCTGAAGGCTATTCACAGGATCTGAACGGACTGATTCAGTATGCCAACGACAAGTATAAGGATGCCGGCGATCCGGCGAAAGGATGGTACGACTATCTGATGGAGAAAGGCTTGTGGAATGTGCGCTCCAGGACTTATGAGAAGACAGTAAGTACAAGCGACGACTATACCAGTAGGAACAACGCATTGAACATGTTCGTGGCCTATCATATCCTTTATGCCGGTATGCCACAGAACGAACTCGTGTTTGAACAGAGTCCAAAGCACAATAGCGCATGGAACTATGTGAACGGTTGTCGTCCGTTTGACTATTACGAGACCATGCTTCCCAATACGCTGTTGAAGATATGGTCGCCACAAGGCAACCAACTCTATATCAACCGATGGATTGCCAACAATACACTGACCGACCAGTTGGGTACCCTCGGTCCCGACGGAATGGGTAGTGAGAGTATTCACCCCATACAGCGTCAGGGCGTGCGCGTGGCACGTTCTACGGATGCTAATCTGAATTTTGATACCAATATTCAGGCTTACAACGGATATATCCACGGTCTGCGCAGCATCTTGTTGTATGACTGGGGCGTTCCCAACGGAGTGCTTCACGAGCGCCTGCGTTTCGATACTACAACAATCCTGCCGGAGTTTATCAACAACGGCATACGCTTTATGAGCAGCGATGATGCCTCGAAACTGAATGGAGGAAAGAGTGGTGCACGTGTGGCATTCCCACTGAACTATTTCGACAATGTGAAGAGTTACACCGAGGAGAACCGTTTGCGTTATAATATCAAAGGACTGTACAATGCCTGGCAGGGTGATACTTTCCAGGGCTGGGGCAACTATGATCTGGCTGTGAAGATGCCACCGGTGCCAACCGGCGTTTATGAGTTCCGCATATTCTATACCCCAATGAGTCACGGCGGTATGATGATGTTCTATAAGGGAAAATCGAGCAGCGTGTCAAGTATGGAACCGTTGGATATTCCGCTCGACGTGCGTGTACCTATCAACGACCCGCGTATTGGCTCAACACCGTTCTATGAAGAGGGTGACTATGGAATAGCCAGTGATGCCGATTTGCGCAACCGCGGCTACATGCGTGGACTGTACAGCTACAAAGACCATGTGGATTTGGAGACTGTGACGGATCCGAAGTGTGCAACGGAAAGAAATCAGCGTAGCGATTTGCGCAATGCCTCACTACGAAAGATTCTGAGCCGCAGTTTGGAAATCAAACAGAGTGAGGAGTTCTGGCTTCGTATTAAGAATGTGATTCCCGATGAGACGGACTTGAAATGGCAATTGGACTATATTGAGTTTGTACCATTGGATATCGTGAATAGTACATCCTTGTCGGAAGACTGGTTCTGA
- a CDS encoding RagB/SusD family nutrient uptake outer membrane protein, translated as MISFKNLFKNACQIMVFATALTGCSDMLETESTRQNFDPEIDSKTDSLFYAFGLFEAMQQLGDQYVLQGEMRGDLLTTTQYSDSMLTQLATFTAGTTNRYDSAYVYYRVINNCNYYIAHRNTELYTGSTNVSMREFVAVKALRAWAYMQLARNYGKVKFFTEPLVKISQIDDNNYPEYDMTSIVSALAPDLEQYSGSDDAVPPSSGYTGVSTASPNWESTAKTISIQKCFVPLDVVLGDMYLEVGDYDKAAKHFVTYLTKISESAASPFIASRVFMEQEFDTKQEKARVSSSIAWEQIFFRNSQSDIISYIPMAPNAISGPTTKLPLYFGADYYATADEQTGYTRRGCVNIAGEAPETWRYNLPLVMNIQLKPSKALLTLADSVEYHYYSVGTDNDYDSIRTVKASDMRIRNILAYMDVNDVRQQWITKYDFANVILYRKSTVLLHLAEAFNRLGMYDAAFGILKDGISEVLVREPLTESSENYAPYMTAESKAKLKTTYPLLSEENAEKFPVRNACGIHCHGAGKAVSDLSLSNYKMNKSPYTLDRVVGKKMKEIAATFGTAVGATKQDTINAIEDILCDEYALELAFEGNRYYDLMRLARHKNGHSGAQYDGSPSTYGAEYGFKWLGKKLEGRGWSQATMYLPFK; from the coding sequence ATGATAAGCTTTAAGAATCTTTTCAAGAATGCTTGCCAGATAATGGTTTTTGCAACAGCACTAACGGGCTGTTCTGATATGCTGGAAACGGAGAGTACGCGTCAGAATTTTGATCCGGAGATAGACTCTAAAACCGACTCGCTTTTCTATGCCTTCGGATTGTTTGAGGCCATGCAGCAGTTAGGCGATCAGTATGTGCTGCAAGGTGAGATGCGAGGCGACCTTCTGACTACTACCCAGTATTCAGACAGTATGCTGACACAACTGGCTACGTTTACTGCCGGAACAACCAACCGCTACGACTCGGCCTATGTGTATTATCGTGTCATTAACAACTGCAATTACTATATTGCTCATCGCAATACCGAACTATATACTGGTTCTACGAATGTGTCAATGCGTGAGTTTGTGGCTGTGAAAGCACTCCGTGCATGGGCCTACATGCAGTTGGCCCGTAACTACGGAAAGGTGAAGTTCTTTACCGAGCCTTTGGTGAAAATCTCGCAGATTGATGATAATAACTATCCTGAGTACGATATGACAAGCATCGTCTCGGCACTGGCTCCAGATTTGGAACAGTATTCGGGATCGGATGATGCCGTTCCACCTTCATCGGGATATACAGGCGTATCTACAGCATCACCCAACTGGGAGTCAACAGCCAAGACTATCTCTATTCAGAAGTGTTTCGTGCCTCTTGATGTGGTTTTGGGTGATATGTATCTGGAGGTCGGAGACTACGATAAGGCGGCTAAGCATTTCGTAACTTATCTGACGAAAATTTCAGAATCGGCAGCAAGTCCTTTCATAGCTTCGCGTGTTTTCATGGAACAGGAGTTTGACACGAAGCAGGAGAAAGCAAGAGTATCCAGTTCGATAGCTTGGGAGCAAATCTTCTTTAGAAATTCGCAGTCAGATATTATTTCTTATATTCCGATGGCTCCTAATGCTATCAGTGGTCCGACAACGAAACTGCCGCTCTATTTCGGTGCAGACTATTACGCTACTGCCGATGAGCAGACAGGTTACACACGTCGTGGATGTGTGAACATTGCCGGAGAGGCACCTGAGACGTGGAGATATAATCTGCCATTGGTGATGAACATTCAGTTGAAGCCTTCGAAAGCACTCCTCACGCTTGCCGATTCGGTAGAATATCACTATTATTCTGTAGGAACGGATAATGACTATGACAGTATTCGCACTGTGAAAGCTTCTGATATGCGAATCCGCAACATCCTGGCCTATATGGATGTCAATGATGTGCGTCAGCAGTGGATTACGAAGTACGATTTTGCCAATGTGATATTGTACCGTAAGAGCACCGTACTGCTCCATCTGGCCGAGGCTTTCAACCGCCTGGGTATGTATGATGCGGCTTTCGGTATTCTGAAGGATGGTATTAGTGAAGTTTTGGTGCGTGAGCCGCTTACCGAATCATCGGAAAACTATGCTCCCTATATGACTGCAGAGAGCAAGGCTAAGTTGAAGACAACCTATCCGCTGTTGTCTGAAGAAAATGCTGAAAAGTTTCCTGTGAGAAATGCCTGTGGCATTCACTGTCATGGCGCAGGTAAGGCTGTGAGTGATTTGTCGTTAAGCAACTATAAAATGAATAAGTCGCCATACACGCTGGACCGTGTTGTCGGTAAGAAGATGAAGGAGATAGCTGCAACATTCGGAACGGCTGTAGGTGCAACCAAACAGGATACCATCAATGCCATTGAGGACATACTCTGTGATGAGTATGCACTGGAATTGGCTTTCGAGGGTAACCGCTATTACGACCTGATGCGCTTGGCTCGTCATAAGAATGGACATTCCGGGGCACAATACGATGGCTCACCAAGTACTTATGGCGCTGAATATGGTTTTAAGTGGCTGGGTAAGAAACTTGAGGGCCGTGGTTGGAGTCAGGCAACAATGTACCTGCCTTTTAAATAG
- a CDS encoding 2-C-methyl-D-erythritol 4-phosphate cytidylyltransferase has product MDYIIIVAGGKGLRMGGDIPKQFLPVGGLPVLMRTMLRFREYSPELNIILVLPKAQQDYWHSLCAQYQFDMTYQLADGGQTRFHSVQNGLALVPDDAEGVVGVHDGVRPFVSVDVIRRCFEQARLQKAVIPVVPVVETLRHIIPESSSTVNSPAHSVTVPRDEYRLVQTPQCFDIQLLKEANKQPYQDAFTDDASVVEAYGYGVTLVDGNRENIKITTPADLLLAESILNS; this is encoded by the coding sequence ATGGACTATATCATTATTGTAGCAGGCGGAAAGGGACTGAGAATGGGAGGCGATATTCCCAAGCAGTTCCTGCCTGTTGGCGGACTACCGGTACTGATGCGGACGATGCTCCGTTTCCGTGAGTATTCTCCCGAACTGAATATTATTCTGGTTCTGCCGAAGGCTCAGCAGGATTATTGGCATAGCCTCTGTGCGCAGTATCAGTTCGATATGACTTATCAATTGGCTGATGGCGGACAAACCCGTTTCCATTCTGTTCAGAACGGACTGGCATTAGTGCCTGACGATGCAGAAGGAGTAGTGGGAGTACATGATGGCGTACGCCCCTTCGTATCGGTCGATGTGATACGTCGTTGTTTTGAACAGGCACGGCTGCAGAAGGCTGTTATTCCGGTTGTTCCCGTAGTAGAGACTTTACGCCATATCATTCCCGAATCTTCCTCCACAGTAAATAGTCCTGCACATTCTGTGACCGTTCCTCGCGATGAGTATCGTTTGGTTCAGACACCTCAGTGCTTCGATATCCAATTGCTTAAAGAGGCCAACAAACAGCCCTATCAAGATGCATTTACTGACGACGCATCGGTGGTAGAAGCTTATGGCTATGGCGTCACCCTTGTAGATGGCAATCGGGAGAATATCAAGATTACCACTCCTGCCGACCTCCTTCTGGCCGAATCAATCCTCAATTCTTAA
- a CDS encoding fasciclin domain-containing protein yields MKRNNYIGYLMMAAAVLTATSCTDFDDYNEVPSTASATPTAGQTLWQTICQRQDLSNFIALMKRTGYHETLDQLNAYTVWAPLDGKFDASRYEAMSDSMLREQFVKNHIAKFNFTATGEVKERIRMLNGKYHQFEGNGDYRYAGVSLSESNVPCSNGTLHLINGEVPFYPNLYEYLSVAKGVDMLVEYFKKYEKTELNLQESEKGPMVNGMQTYVDSVLITSNELLTRNRLNADLVNEDSSYTFLMPTDNAYEKMYNSVRNCYKYLSNTTIQDIDKLEQPYSASRQGDNERNVFKKTSDEINPVYQADSIARLNLVSHLIYNNRDTMNMSIVSRPIQEGDTLQSTRGGLFSNPQEMLNDYLVGEPVQMSNGWARIVDSLAFKPWELYNPELVYMPTTHMGKSFLSRPIRVPVADSTAQELFGPEATDFTAIVYTPTDEFCVPNLFMKLPNVRSATYNFYCVVLPASLGAEQTTKPTPLNFDLSYCGAGGLTNYHFSSSSAENPNVLDISTSFISTDVNKVDTIYLGQFTFPFCYEGLGREFYPSINITCPLMYSDSLFEPLYNQYSTEMRIYAIILRPVEKDEYEAKKQ; encoded by the coding sequence ATGAAAAGAAACAATTATATAGGTTACCTGATGATGGCAGCAGCAGTGCTGACTGCCACATCGTGTACCGACTTTGATGACTATAATGAGGTGCCGTCAACGGCATCGGCTACACCGACTGCCGGACAGACCTTGTGGCAGACCATCTGTCAACGCCAGGATTTGAGCAACTTCATTGCTTTGATGAAGCGTACGGGCTATCACGAAACACTGGACCAGTTGAATGCCTATACCGTTTGGGCACCGTTGGACGGAAAGTTTGATGCCTCGCGCTATGAGGCAATGAGCGATTCCATGCTTCGTGAGCAGTTCGTAAAGAATCATATAGCAAAGTTCAACTTTACTGCAACAGGAGAGGTGAAAGAGCGCATACGAATGCTGAATGGCAAGTATCACCAGTTTGAGGGTAATGGCGATTATCGTTATGCTGGAGTATCACTCAGCGAGAGCAATGTGCCCTGTAGCAATGGTACTCTTCATCTGATTAACGGTGAGGTGCCTTTCTATCCGAACCTGTACGAATATCTCTCTGTTGCCAAGGGAGTTGATATGTTGGTTGAGTATTTCAAGAAGTATGAGAAAACGGAACTGAACCTTCAGGAGAGCGAAAAAGGTCCGATGGTGAATGGCATGCAGACCTATGTGGATTCAGTGCTGATCACCAGCAATGAGTTGTTGACCCGTAACCGTCTGAATGCCGACTTGGTGAATGAAGACAGTTCGTACACCTTCCTGATGCCCACAGATAATGCCTATGAGAAGATGTATAACAGTGTGAGAAACTGTTATAAGTATCTTAGCAATACCACTATTCAGGATATTGATAAGCTGGAACAGCCTTATTCTGCCAGTCGTCAGGGCGATAACGAACGTAATGTGTTTAAGAAAACATCTGACGAAATCAATCCTGTTTATCAGGCAGACTCTATAGCAAGACTGAATCTGGTGAGTCACCTTATTTATAATAACCGAGACACGATGAACATGAGCATCGTTAGTCGTCCGATTCAAGAGGGTGACACCCTGCAGAGCACAAGGGGCGGTTTGTTCTCAAATCCGCAGGAAATGCTGAACGATTATCTGGTAGGCGAACCGGTGCAGATGAGTAATGGTTGGGCACGAATTGTGGACAGTCTGGCTTTCAAACCGTGGGAACTCTATAATCCTGAACTCGTCTATATGCCAACCACTCACATGGGCAAGAGCTTCCTTTCGCGTCCTATCAGAGTGCCGGTGGCCGATTCAACAGCACAGGAACTGTTCGGTCCGGAAGCAACCGACTTTACAGCAATTGTTTATACGCCTACAGACGAATTCTGTGTTCCGAATCTGTTTATGAAGTTGCCCAATGTAAGGTCGGCTACCTATAATTTCTACTGTGTGGTTTTGCCTGCAAGTCTGGGTGCTGAGCAGACCACCAAGCCGACACCGCTGAATTTCGACTTGAGCTATTGTGGTGCAGGCGGATTGACAAACTATCATTTCAGTTCTTCATCTGCTGAGAATCCGAATGTTCTTGACATCAGCACCTCATTCATAAGTACGGATGTAAATAAGGTTGATACAATCTATCTGGGACAGTTCACCTTCCCGTTCTGTTACGAAGGATTGGGCAGGGAATTCTATCCAAGTATCAATATTACCTGTCCGCTGATGTATAGTGATTCTCTTTTCGAGCCTTTGTACAACCAGTATTCAACAGAGATGCGCATCTATGCCATTATTTTGCGACCGGTTGAGAAAGATGAATATGAAGCAAAAAAACAATGA